The Mesorhizobium sp. CAU 1732 genome includes a region encoding these proteins:
- a CDS encoding ABC transporter substrate-binding protein has protein sequence MKRVWTKFVGGTVATALLFAFGTVASAQELKKVTYAVATADLNVGYPFATLAKHLGYFEEEGLDVEIVPGQSSAATAQLLLTGRANVGVAQPDPIMIQRANANIPLVSFYPVSRRGTNVFIVKPDSPIQELADIKGKTVGVGDLGSGSVNYLRARLARIGLSVNDVNLLATGYGTPGYEALKNDVVDMAMSFTGGVARMTVAGYPVRVLPRPEAEEDQYSYNLFATEEYIAANPDVIKGIGRATAKAGIFLKHNPEAAVRAFWAYSPDRAPKDLNDAAAMERDLAILEAQRRDMAVDKLPDDFAWGSHDVAVLDKIQKYLIEVEQIKEAKDPSVYFTNEFAADYVDFDIEAIASQAKAAK, from the coding sequence ATGAAACGCGTATGGACGAAGTTTGTTGGCGGCACCGTCGCCACGGCACTCCTCTTCGCATTTGGCACAGTTGCGAGCGCCCAGGAGCTCAAAAAAGTCACCTACGCGGTAGCGACCGCGGACCTTAACGTCGGATACCCGTTTGCCACGCTGGCCAAACATCTCGGGTACTTCGAGGAAGAAGGGTTGGATGTCGAGATCGTGCCCGGCCAGTCTTCAGCGGCTACCGCACAGTTGCTGCTGACGGGGCGCGCTAATGTCGGAGTGGCGCAGCCGGATCCGATCATGATCCAGCGAGCCAACGCGAACATCCCTCTCGTCTCATTTTATCCGGTGAGCCGTCGTGGGACGAACGTATTCATCGTGAAGCCGGATTCGCCGATTCAGGAATTGGCCGACATCAAAGGCAAGACGGTCGGTGTGGGCGATCTCGGCAGTGGCTCCGTGAACTACTTGCGTGCTCGGCTCGCGAGGATCGGGCTTTCTGTGAACGACGTCAATCTTCTAGCGACGGGCTACGGTACCCCTGGTTATGAGGCTCTCAAGAATGACGTCGTCGACATGGCGATGAGCTTTACCGGCGGCGTCGCCCGCATGACAGTCGCAGGATATCCGGTTCGGGTCCTGCCGCGGCCGGAAGCGGAAGAGGATCAGTATAGCTATAACCTCTTCGCAACTGAGGAATACATTGCCGCCAATCCGGACGTCATCAAGGGTATCGGGCGCGCGACGGCCAAGGCTGGCATCTTTCTGAAGCACAATCCCGAGGCTGCGGTCCGGGCATTTTGGGCCTATTCGCCGGATCGTGCTCCGAAAGATCTGAATGATGCGGCGGCGATGGAGCGTGACCTCGCGATCCTCGAAGCACAAAGGCGCGACATGGCCGTCGACAAGTTGCCTGACGACTTTGCGTGGGGAAGCCATGACGTTGCCGTCCTCGACAAGATCCAGAAATACCTGATCGAGGTCGAGCAGATCAAGGAAGCCAAGGATCCGTCGGTCTATTTCACGAATGAATTTGCAGCCGACTACGTGGACTTCGATATCGAGGCGATCGCCTCACAGGCAAAAGCCGCCAAGTGA
- a CDS encoding ABC transporter ATP-binding protein, translating into MKIQSDAVSFQSTGRTFRTREGALLTALETVNFEVGAGEFVSLLGPSGCGKTTLLRMAAGLLEPSWGKVVVGGRPVTAPRPDFGVVFQQPLLLPWLTVFKNVLLPVDVQGRKVSDYHQRALELVEMVGLKGFEKRLPSELSGGMQQRVALARGLIHDPKLLLMDEPFAALDAMTRENMNIELQRIWAANRKTVLFVTHGIPEAVFLSDRVVVMSARPGRIVKIVDIPFPRLREPSLLGTAEFAEVVAEIRAVFDEAHAPNAPHASQAAA; encoded by the coding sequence ATGAAAATTCAGTCTGACGCCGTTTCCTTCCAGAGCACCGGACGTACGTTTCGCACACGCGAGGGCGCGCTTCTGACTGCGCTTGAAACAGTCAATTTCGAGGTGGGCGCGGGTGAATTCGTGTCGTTGCTCGGCCCCAGCGGATGCGGCAAAACCACACTTTTGCGAATGGCGGCCGGGTTGCTCGAGCCGAGTTGGGGCAAAGTGGTCGTCGGCGGTCGTCCAGTCACCGCGCCCAGACCAGACTTTGGCGTGGTCTTTCAGCAGCCATTGCTTCTGCCCTGGCTCACCGTGTTCAAGAATGTGCTTTTGCCTGTTGATGTGCAGGGACGGAAAGTCAGCGACTATCACCAGCGCGCACTCGAACTTGTCGAGATGGTAGGCCTCAAAGGGTTTGAAAAACGGCTTCCTTCAGAATTGTCTGGCGGTATGCAGCAGCGCGTCGCGCTTGCTCGTGGCCTGATTCACGATCCTAAACTTTTGCTGATGGATGAGCCGTTCGCCGCGCTCGATGCGATGACGCGCGAAAACATGAACATTGAGCTGCAACGCATCTGGGCAGCCAATCGCAAGACCGTTCTGTTCGTGACGCACGGCATTCCTGAAGCCGTCTTCCTGAGCGATCGCGTCGTCGTCATGAGCGCAAGGCCGGGGAGGATCGTCAAGATCGTCGACATCCCGTTCCCGCGATTGCGTGAGCCCAGCCTGCTTGGAACGGCGGAGTTTGCCGAAGTCGTGGCCGAGATACGCGCGGTGTTTGACGAGGCTCATGCCCCTAATGCCCCTCATGCCTCACAGGCCGCTGCATAG
- a CDS encoding FAD/NAD(P)-binding protein, with protein sequence MNREDKDLGMATTITRRNFIQGVAVAAASSSMLASGGSAHASASSPATGETYPPMRTGMRGMHPGSFEAAHDLRDGATFGAPENTDELYDLVVVGGGLSGLASAHFFRKRFGNDAKILIIDNHDDFGGHAKRNEFEHEGKILMANGGSSYLVGPSYWTNEAKTVLSDLGIAKGHEADRVDRDLYKGLGMAPSTFFRGDVYGEDRLVAGGTPQNPTEEFLARTPFPDQVGQDLMRLIHGSVDYLPGMSTDEKIAKLRSISYRDYLLDVAKVHPDVVPIIGGVWCLGPDMGSAWFAFFRRRPGFDGLGLERPWGSPEAEEITSDDYSLPAGNSDVARLLVRALIPEALPEGGPTDVQTQRVDYRTLDRDGAKVRIRLSSIVVKVEPSGKDRAIFRPDDGEIGVTYINDGKLKRVRGNNVVLACMNNVIPHILPELPQPQKDALHQAVRAANQMTNVLFRNWEPFEQLKTNSVTFPSTFYGRMALTSPRYFGDLTPSTDPSQPIVVSFNTGINSGIASNPFMVEGLLGEGVPPPGTHMDDQFRMIRFGLLDAPFETFERHVREQSVAALSGTSFDPARDILAITVNRWPHGFTTGRNTLFAQDREAEESPTILARRPFGRITIANADAGGVSTAGTAIDQAFRAIRELEQSSFGFYEQI encoded by the coding sequence ATGAATCGTGAGGATAAGGATCTGGGGATGGCCACGACCATCACCCGGCGAAATTTCATTCAGGGCGTCGCCGTTGCCGCGGCGTCGTCGTCGATGCTGGCGTCCGGTGGATCCGCCCACGCGTCGGCTTCGTCTCCCGCGACCGGTGAGACCTATCCGCCGATGCGGACCGGGATGCGTGGCATGCATCCCGGCTCGTTCGAGGCGGCGCACGACCTTCGCGACGGCGCGACGTTCGGTGCGCCCGAGAACACGGATGAACTTTACGATCTGGTCGTTGTCGGTGGCGGGCTCAGCGGCCTGGCGTCCGCCCACTTCTTTCGCAAGCGGTTCGGGAACGACGCCAAGATCCTCATCATCGATAATCATGACGATTTCGGCGGGCACGCGAAGCGAAACGAATTCGAACATGAGGGCAAGATTCTCATGGCGAACGGAGGGTCGTCCTACCTCGTCGGCCCGTCCTATTGGACCAACGAGGCGAAAACCGTCCTGTCGGATCTCGGGATCGCCAAGGGTCACGAGGCTGACCGGGTCGACCGCGACCTCTATAAAGGCCTGGGGATGGCCCCCTCGACGTTCTTCCGTGGCGACGTTTATGGCGAGGACCGCCTTGTAGCAGGCGGGACGCCGCAGAATCCGACAGAGGAATTTCTCGCCAGAACCCCGTTCCCGGATCAGGTCGGGCAGGATTTGATGCGCCTGATCCACGGTTCGGTCGACTACCTTCCGGGCATGTCGACGGATGAGAAGATCGCCAAGCTGCGGTCGATCAGCTACCGGGATTACCTTCTGGACGTCGCGAAGGTTCATCCCGATGTCGTGCCGATCATCGGCGGTGTCTGGTGCCTGGGGCCGGATATGGGGAGCGCCTGGTTCGCATTCTTCCGCCGCCGTCCGGGATTTGACGGGCTCGGGCTGGAACGTCCGTGGGGCTCGCCGGAGGCTGAAGAGATCACGTCGGACGATTACAGCCTTCCGGCAGGAAACAGCGACGTTGCCAGACTGCTGGTGCGGGCTCTCATTCCTGAGGCTTTGCCGGAGGGCGGTCCAACCGACGTGCAGACGCAGCGCGTCGATTACCGGACGCTGGATCGCGATGGTGCGAAGGTAAGGATCAGGCTCAGCAGCATCGTCGTGAAGGTCGAGCCGTCAGGGAAGGACCGCGCCATTTTCCGTCCCGACGACGGCGAGATAGGGGTCACCTACATCAATGACGGGAAGCTGAAGCGCGTGCGCGGCAACAATGTCGTTCTCGCATGTATGAACAACGTCATCCCCCACATCCTTCCCGAGCTCCCGCAGCCACAGAAGGACGCGCTCCACCAGGCGGTCCGCGCCGCCAACCAGATGACGAACGTGTTGTTCCGCAACTGGGAGCCGTTCGAGCAACTGAAAACCAACAGCGTCACCTTCCCAAGCACTTTCTACGGACGCATGGCGTTGACGAGTCCACGCTATTTTGGCGACCTGACGCCTTCCACAGACCCGTCGCAGCCCATCGTCGTCTCGTTTAACACGGGCATCAATTCAGGCATCGCCTCCAACCCGTTCATGGTCGAGGGATTGCTCGGCGAGGGCGTCCCTCCGCCAGGCACCCATATGGACGACCAGTTCAGAATGATCCGTTTCGGTCTTCTCGACGCACCGTTCGAAACGTTCGAGCGTCACGTTCGCGAGCAATCCGTCGCTGCATTGTCCGGCACGTCGTTCGACCCGGCTCGCGACATCCTCGCAATCACCGTCAATAGATGGCCGCACGGTTTCACTACCGGCCGGAATACGCTGTTCGCCCAGGACCGGGAAGCGGAGGAATCGCCGACCATCCTGGCGCGACGGCCCTTCGGACGTATCACCATCGCCAATGCGGATGCGGGGGGTGTCAGCACCGCCGGAACCGCGATTGACCAGGCTTTTCGGGCCATACGCGAGCTCGAACAGAGCAGCTTCGGATTCTACGAGCAAATCTGA
- a CDS encoding NAD-dependent succinate-semialdehyde dehydrogenase: MALTLRDQTLFIETNTIAGGWVPADDGSTIEVVNPASGDVIGTVPNSGAVETERAIAAAAEAFKTWRTVPAAQRATLLHAWHDLLLQHQDDLAAIMTAEQGKPLHESRGEIAYGASFIKWFAEEAKRVYGETIPAATADKRILVQKQPIGVVAAITPWNFPTAMITRKAAPALAAGCTIVIKPSELTPYSALALALLAERAGIPKGVVNVVTGKPAAIGEAMTRSDAVRKLTFTGSTAVGKLLMQQCAGTVKKVGLELGGNAPFIIFADADLDQAIEGVMTSKFRNGGQTCVCANRILVHEDVADDFAVKLTQRAAALVVGDGREADTEIGPMINEAAIAKIQRHIEDALAKGAKVLTGGKARGGLYFDPTVLMGATPDMAVAREETFGPVAPIFRFASDDEAVAMANDTPFGLAAYIYTRDMGRCFKVSDELEFGMVGINSGSVSTEVAPFGGVKESGLGREGSRHGINEFLEMKTLHFANVG, translated from the coding sequence ATGGCTTTGACGTTGCGGGATCAGACCTTATTCATCGAAACGAATACCATTGCCGGGGGATGGGTTCCCGCAGACGACGGCTCGACGATCGAGGTCGTCAACCCGGCAAGCGGCGACGTTATCGGTACGGTGCCGAACAGCGGCGCGGTCGAAACGGAGCGAGCGATCGCGGCCGCCGCCGAGGCGTTCAAGACGTGGCGGACAGTGCCGGCGGCGCAGCGTGCCACGCTCCTGCACGCATGGCACGACCTCCTGCTGCAACATCAGGACGACCTCGCCGCGATCATGACCGCTGAACAAGGCAAGCCATTGCACGAGTCGCGCGGCGAGATCGCCTACGGCGCTTCCTTTATCAAATGGTTCGCCGAGGAGGCCAAACGCGTCTACGGCGAGACCATCCCGGCTGCGACAGCCGACAAGCGGATTTTGGTGCAGAAGCAACCGATAGGTGTCGTCGCAGCAATAACGCCGTGGAACTTCCCCACCGCGATGATCACCCGCAAAGCCGCGCCCGCCCTCGCCGCTGGCTGCACCATCGTCATCAAGCCGTCCGAACTCACGCCATACTCCGCGCTGGCCCTGGCTCTGCTCGCGGAGCGGGCCGGAATCCCGAAAGGCGTCGTCAACGTCGTCACCGGCAAGCCGGCGGCGATCGGCGAAGCGATGACCCGGAGCGACGCGGTGAGGAAGCTCACATTCACCGGGTCGACCGCGGTCGGCAAGCTCTTGATGCAGCAATGCGCCGGGACAGTGAAAAAAGTGGGTCTCGAACTGGGCGGAAACGCGCCGTTTATCATCTTCGCCGACGCCGACCTCGATCAGGCGATCGAAGGGGTCATGACCAGCAAGTTCCGCAATGGCGGACAGACATGCGTCTGCGCCAACAGGATCCTCGTCCATGAAGACGTCGCGGACGATTTTGCCGTCAAACTCACGCAACGTGCGGCCGCCTTGGTCGTCGGCGACGGGCGCGAAGCGGATACGGAGATCGGGCCCATGATCAACGAAGCGGCCATCGCCAAGATCCAGCGGCACATCGAGGACGCGCTGGCCAAAGGGGCAAAGGTGCTGACGGGTGGCAAAGCGCGCGGCGGCCTCTACTTCGACCCGACCGTACTGATGGGCGCTACACCCGACATGGCCGTTGCGCGCGAAGAGACGTTCGGGCCCGTCGCCCCGATCTTCCGGTTCGCCTCCGACGACGAAGCGGTCGCCATGGCGAACGACACCCCCTTCGGTCTCGCTGCCTATATCTACACGCGCGACATGGGCCGCTGTTTCAAGGTTTCAGACGAGCTGGAATTCGGCATGGTCGGCATTAATTCGGGTTCGGTCTCAACCGAAGTCGCCCCATTCGGCGGCGTCAAGGAATCCGGACTGGGCCGTGAGGGATCGCGTCACGGCATCAACGAGTTCCTTGAAATGAAGACGCTTCATTTCGCGAATGTCGGCTGA